One genomic region from Lates calcarifer isolate ASB-BC8 linkage group LG10, TLL_Latcal_v3, whole genome shotgun sequence encodes:
- the oaz2a gene encoding LOW QUALITY PROTEIN: ornithine decarboxylase antizyme 2a (The sequence of the model RefSeq protein was modified relative to this genomic sequence to represent the inferred CDS: deleted 1 base in 1 codon), with protein MVNFSVEFLLSNNCFGCQKERKDPCFLEAIMLNTEESSWLAGSRLPSSIPQAPGPLWCSDAPHPQLKIPGGRGTVRDHSLGVLLHKDEKLTVTQAAPVSGNPSLLHFHYQLSERRSAFWDTALSEDSLFLEIPAGPLVEGSKEGLTALLEFAEEKLKVNYVFLWFHKNREDRMSIIKTFHYMGFEMVKPGNPMVPSRPDLAFMVYSLDNSSSDEE; from the exons ATGGTGAACTTTTCTGTGGAGTTTTTGTTGAGTAATAATTGCTTTGGCTGTCAAAAGGAACGTAAAGATCCGTGTTTCCTCGAAGCTATCATGCTGAACACCGAGGAAAG TTCCTGGTTAGCAGGGTCTCGGCTGCCCAGCTCCATCCCTCAGGCTCCGGGGCCTCTGTGGTGCTCC GATGCCCCTCACCCACAGCTGAAGATCCCGGGTGGGCGAGGGACTGTCAGGGATCACTCTCTCGGCGTGCTACTACACAAG GATGAGAAGTTAACAGTGACGCAGGCCGCTCCAGTGAGTGGGAACCCCTCTCTTCTCCACTTCCACTACCAGCTGAGTGAGCGCCGCTCGGCCTTCTGGGATACGGCTCTATCAGAGGACAGCCTTTTCCTGGAGATCCCTGCTGGGCCGCTGGTGGAGGGGAGCAAAGAGGG GCTAACTGCTCTGCTCGAGTTTGCGGAAGAGAAGCTCAAAGTTAACTACGTGTTCCTGTGGTTCcataaaaacagagaggatCGAA TGTCCATCATCAAGACGTTCCACTACATGGGCTTTGAGATGGTGAAGCCGGGAAACCCCATGGTACCGTCCCGGCCTGATCTGGCCTTCATGGTTTACTCTCTggacaacagcagctcagacgAGGAGTGA